A single region of the Neisseria zoodegmatis genome encodes:
- a CDS encoding aspartate kinase — translation MALIVQKYGGTSVGSAERIKNVAKRVAKTRAEGHDVVVVVSAMSGETNRLVALAHEMQDFPDPRELDVVLSTGEQVTIGLLAMALKNIGVDAKSYTGWQVPVRTDNAHTKARIEDIDDKVMRADLKEGKVVIVAGFQGVNANGDISTLGRGGSDTSAVALAAALKADECQIYTDVDGVYTTDPRVVPEARRLDTVTFEEMLELASLGSKVLQIRSVEFAGKYKVRLRVLSSLQEGGSGTLITFEEDNNMERAAVSGIAFDKNQARVNVRGVPDKPGVAYQILGAVANANIEVDMIIQNVGAEGTTDFSFTVPRGEYKPVLELLNGLKESIGAAEIDGDDTVCKVSIVGLGMRSHVGVASKMFRTLAEEGINIQMISTSEIKVSVLIDEKYMELATRVLHKAFDLG, via the coding sequence ATGGCGTTAATCGTACAAAAATACGGCGGCACTTCAGTAGGCTCCGCCGAACGCATCAAAAACGTAGCCAAACGTGTCGCCAAAACCCGCGCAGAAGGCCACGATGTCGTTGTGGTGGTATCTGCCATGAGCGGTGAAACCAACCGCTTGGTTGCATTGGCGCACGAAATGCAGGATTTCCCCGACCCGCGCGAATTGGACGTTGTATTATCCACGGGCGAACAAGTTACCATCGGCCTGTTGGCGATGGCGTTGAAAAACATCGGCGTAGATGCCAAGAGCTATACCGGCTGGCAAGTACCGGTGAGAACCGACAACGCCCACACCAAAGCGCGTATCGAAGACATCGACGACAAAGTCATGCGTGCCGATTTGAAAGAAGGCAAAGTGGTGATTGTGGCCGGTTTCCAAGGCGTGAATGCCAACGGCGACATTTCCACATTGGGCCGCGGCGGTTCGGATACTTCGGCCGTTGCATTGGCTGCCGCTTTAAAAGCCGATGAGTGCCAGATTTATACCGATGTGGACGGCGTCTATACCACCGACCCGCGCGTCGTGCCGGAGGCCCGTCGTCTGGATACGGTAACTTTTGAAGAAATGCTGGAGCTGGCAAGCTTAGGCTCGAAAGTTTTACAAATCCGTTCGGTGGAATTCGCCGGCAAATACAAAGTCCGCCTGCGCGTGTTGAGCAGCCTGCAAGAGGGCGGTAGCGGTACATTAATTACCTTTGAAGAGGACAACAACATGGAAAGAGCAGCCGTATCCGGTATTGCATTCGACAAAAACCAAGCCCGTGTCAACGTGCGCGGCGTGCCGGACAAACCCGGTGTGGCTTACCAAATTCTCGGCGCGGTAGCCAATGCCAACATCGAAGTGGACATGATTATCCAAAATGTCGGCGCGGAAGGCACAACTGACTTTTCATTCACCGTACCGCGCGGCGAATACAAGCCCGTGTTGGAGTTGCTGAACGGCTTGAAAGAGAGCATCGGTGCCGCAGAAATCGACGGCGATGATACTGTATGCAAAGTGTCTATCGTTGGTTTGGGTATGCGTTCGCATGTTGGCGTTGCGTCTAAAATGTTCCGCACTTTGGCCGAAGAAGGCATCAACATTCAAATGATTTCTACTTCGGAAATCAAAGTATCGGTGCTAATCGACGAAAAATACATGGAATTGGCAACCCGCGTGCTGCACAAGGCATTTGATTTGGGCTAA
- a CDS encoding assimilatory sulfite reductase (NADPH) flavoprotein subunit: MSQANPLPSEIADRLSSLSSTQLAWLSGYCWAQSQQNGAAVQTAFAAPEAVPLAAEPRRVTVLSASQTGNARRVAADLLVKLESAGINARLVAAADFKSKTLPEEDIVLLITSTQGEGEPPEEAVPLYKLLFGKKAPDLSKLSFAVLGLGDSSYPKFCQAGKDFDAKLAELGATRLSALGECDLDFQTAANAWVETVSAKVAELCAQAATSVSDGLKPVQTPSSAAQVYTKEQPFTASLSVRQKITARNAEKDVQHIEIDLSGSDIRYQAGDSLGIWPMNAPDLVAEILALNNLNGSETVRLADGSETDIQTALTEHADITQNTPAFVQQYAALSGSEDLQRTVENAEALDTYLAVTPPVGVLADFPHPLEAQTLFGLFRPQTPRLYSIASAQDEVGDEVHLTVGMVRYEHHGHTYTGAASGFVGSTLEEGGSVRVFVEPNPHFRLPENGDTPVIMIGAGTGIAPFRAFMQQREANGDTGKNWLVFGNQRFTNDFLYQAEWLQYRKNGLLTRADLAWSRQGEEKVYVQHKLAENAAEVWAWLQQGAHVYVCGDATRMARDVENILLDIIAEQGKLSRDDAEDYLNGLREDRRYQRDVY, translated from the coding sequence ATGAGCCAAGCCAATCCGCTGCCGTCTGAAATTGCCGACCGGCTTTCTTCACTTTCTTCCACCCAGCTTGCATGGCTGTCGGGCTATTGTTGGGCGCAAAGCCAGCAGAACGGAGCGGCTGTTCAGACGGCCTTTGCCGCGCCCGAAGCAGTTCCCCTCGCTGCCGAACCGCGCCGCGTAACCGTGCTTTCGGCCTCGCAAACCGGCAACGCCCGCCGTGTAGCCGCCGATTTGCTGGTGAAACTGGAATCGGCGGGCATCAACGCGCGCTTGGTGGCGGCGGCCGATTTCAAGAGCAAAACGCTGCCCGAAGAAGACATTGTGCTGTTGATAACGTCCACGCAGGGCGAGGGCGAGCCGCCGGAAGAAGCGGTGCCGCTGTATAAACTGCTGTTCGGCAAAAAAGCCCCCGATTTGAGCAAACTCAGCTTTGCCGTGCTCGGTTTGGGCGATTCTTCTTATCCCAAGTTTTGTCAGGCCGGTAAAGATTTCGATGCCAAACTTGCCGAATTAGGCGCAACCCGTTTAAGCGCGTTGGGCGAATGCGATTTGGATTTTCAGACGGCCGCCAATGCTTGGGTGGAAACCGTTTCCGCCAAAGTGGCCGAACTGTGCGCCCAAGCCGCAACGTCGGTTTCAGACGGCCTCAAGCCTGTTCAAACACCGTCATCTGCCGCACAGGTTTACACGAAAGAGCAGCCGTTTACCGCCTCCCTTTCCGTGCGCCAGAAAATTACCGCCCGCAATGCCGAAAAAGATGTACAGCATATCGAAATCGACTTGAGCGGCTCCGACATCCGCTATCAAGCCGGCGATTCTTTAGGCATTTGGCCGATGAATGCCCCCGACTTGGTGGCGGAAATTCTAGCCTTGAACAACTTAAACGGCAGCGAAACCGTGCGCCTTGCCGACGGAAGCGAAACCGATATTCAGACTGCCTTAACCGAGCATGCCGACATTACTCAAAATACGCCTGCTTTTGTGCAGCAATATGCCGCTTTATCGGGCAGCGAAGACTTGCAGCGCACTGTAGAAAATGCCGAAGCATTGGATACTTACCTTGCCGTTACCCCGCCGGTGGGCGTGCTGGCCGATTTTCCCCATCCGTTGGAGGCACAAACCCTGTTCGGGCTGTTCCGCCCGCAAACGCCGCGGCTGTATTCGATTGCTTCCGCGCAAGACGAAGTGGGCGACGAAGTGCATTTAACCGTAGGCATGGTGCGTTACGAACACCACGGCCACACCTACACCGGCGCGGCTTCGGGTTTTGTCGGCAGCACTTTGGAAGAGGGCGGCAGCGTGCGCGTGTTTGTCGAACCCAATCCGCATTTCCGCCTGCCCGAAAACGGCGACACGCCGGTGATCATGATCGGCGCAGGCACCGGCATCGCACCTTTCCGCGCCTTTATGCAGCAGCGCGAAGCCAACGGCGACACGGGTAAAAACTGGCTGGTGTTCGGCAACCAACGGTTTACCAACGACTTTCTGTATCAGGCCGAATGGCTGCAATACCGCAAAAACGGCCTGCTGACCCGCGCGGATTTGGCGTGGAGCAGGCAGGGCGAAGAAAAAGTGTATGTGCAGCACAAACTGGCCGAAAACGCCGCCGAAGTATGGGCATGGTTGCAGCAGGGCGCGCATGTGTATGTGTGCGGTGACGCGACCCGCATGGCGCGCGATGTGGAAAATATTTTGCTGGACATCATCGCCGAACAGGGCAAACTCAGCCGCGACGATGCCGAAGACTATCTGAACGGTTTGCGTGAAGACAGGCGTTACCAACGCGATGTTTATTAA
- the speB gene encoding agmatinase gives MSGKIYGDGAFRRESLKGSTIENTYSGALSFMRRRYTRDLSGTDVVVSGVPLDLATTFRPGARLGPAAIRAASVQLAELNLFPWGFDPFDDLAVIDYGDCWFDAHQPWTIRETIVQHARDIINNSNAKMLTFGGDHFITYPLLQAHAEKYGKPLSLLHFDAHCDTWPDDAPESLNHGTMFYKAIKEGLIEPKTSAQVGIRTWNSDFMGMNMLFAPWINENGVEATVKRIYDIIGDNPVYLTFDIDCLDPAFAPGTGTPVPGGLNSHTALGIVRALGDLNIVGMDVVEVSPAYDNAEITAIAAAHVAADMLCLMRNKKVAGKL, from the coding sequence ATGAGCGGTAAAATTTACGGCGACGGTGCATTCCGTCGCGAATCACTCAAAGGTTCAACCATTGAAAACACTTATTCCGGCGCATTGTCGTTTATGCGCCGCCGCTACACGCGCGATTTGAGCGGGACCGATGTAGTGGTTTCGGGCGTGCCGCTGGATTTGGCCACCACTTTCCGCCCGGGTGCGCGTTTAGGGCCGGCGGCTATCCGTGCCGCCAGCGTGCAGTTGGCCGAATTGAACCTGTTTCCGTGGGGTTTCGACCCGTTTGACGATTTGGCCGTAATCGATTACGGCGACTGCTGGTTTGATGCGCATCAGCCGTGGACAATTCGTGAAACCATCGTTCAACACGCGCGCGACATCATCAACAACAGCAACGCCAAAATGCTCACCTTCGGCGGCGACCATTTCATCACTTATCCGCTGTTGCAGGCACATGCCGAAAAATACGGCAAACCTTTGAGCCTGCTGCATTTCGATGCACATTGCGACACTTGGCCGGATGACGCGCCCGAATCTTTAAACCACGGCACCATGTTTTACAAAGCCATCAAAGAAGGTTTGATTGAGCCGAAAACTTCCGCCCAAGTCGGCATCCGCACTTGGAACAGCGACTTCATGGGCATGAACATGCTGTTTGCGCCGTGGATTAATGAAAATGGTGTTGAGGCGACAGTAAAACGCATTTACGACATCATCGGCGACAACCCCGTTTACCTGACCTTCGATATCGACTGCCTCGATCCCGCTTTCGCTCCGGGCACCGGCACGCCCGTTCCCGGCGGTTTGAATTCGCATACCGCTCTGGGCATTGTCCGCGCGCTGGGCGATTTGAATATTGTCGGTATGGACGTGGTGGAAGTGTCTCCCGCTTATGATAACGCCGAGATTACCGCCATTGCCGCCGCGCATGTGGCCGCCGATATGCTGTGCCTGATGCGCAATAAGAAAGTAGCGGGCAAGTTGTAA
- a CDS encoding DedA family protein yields the protein MLAILEAFFIQYGYAAVFLVLLACGFGVPIPEDVTLVAGGVISGLGYTNVHIMVVVGMLGVLVGDGLMFAAGRVFGHKILKVRLIARVMTPQRYAQVQEKFDKYGNRVLFAARFLPGLRTPIFITAGISRKVSYMRFLMMDGLAALISVPVWVYLGSYGAENRTWLMEKIHQFQYGLFIVIGIGAAVLLYFFWKKRQRQRFFRQHIRELRLKRKERQAAAKANHTAD from the coding sequence ATGCTTGCTATTTTAGAAGCTTTCTTCATTCAATACGGTTATGCCGCAGTATTTTTGGTGCTGTTGGCATGCGGATTCGGTGTGCCGATTCCCGAAGACGTTACGCTGGTGGCAGGCGGCGTGATTTCGGGTTTGGGCTACACCAACGTGCATATTATGGTTGTTGTAGGCATGCTCGGCGTGTTGGTGGGCGACGGCCTGATGTTCGCCGCCGGACGGGTGTTCGGCCATAAAATATTGAAAGTACGCCTGATTGCCCGTGTGATGACGCCGCAGCGCTACGCACAAGTTCAGGAAAAATTCGATAAATACGGCAACCGCGTGCTGTTTGCGGCACGTTTCCTGCCCGGCTTGCGTACGCCCATTTTCATCACCGCCGGTATCAGCCGCAAAGTATCGTATATGCGCTTTTTGATGATGGACGGCCTTGCCGCCCTGATTTCGGTGCCGGTGTGGGTGTATCTGGGTTCTTACGGTGCGGAAAACCGTACATGGCTGATGGAAAAAATCCACCAGTTCCAATACGGCTTGTTTATCGTAATCGGCATCGGTGCGGCGGTGCTGCTGTATTTCTTTTGGAAAAAACGCCAACGCCAACGTTTTTTCCGCCAGCACATCCGCGAGCTGCGTTTAAAACGCAAAGAGCGTCAAGCCGCAGCCAAAGCCAACCATACGGCGGATTAA
- the glmM gene encoding phosphoglucosamine mutase codes for MAKKYFGTDGVRGEVGQFPITPDFVLKLGYAAGQVLVQHDSGQKPTVIIGKDTRISGYMLEAALVAGFTAAGVNVIQTGPLPTPGIAYLTRALRLSAGVMISASHNVYSDNGIKFFAEGGVKLSDEIELEIEAKLDEEIKTRPSDRLGRARRVSGADDRYIEFCKSTFPANYDLRGLKLVVDTANGAGYHVAPKVFHELGANVVAISDEPNGYNINEKCGATHPKALQAAVLQNEADYGISLDGDGDRLIMVDRHGKVYDGDSLIYVIAKARAAEGSVIGGVVGTVMTNMAMELALQEQGVAFCRAKVGDRYVLEQLQQRGWLIGGEASGHILCMDKHNTGDGIISALQVLAALRTLNQDLATVCADWQAFPQTMINVRIQKGQDWQGASKDVLAEVEKELEGKGRVVLRASGTEPVVRVMVEARQADWAKKGAERIAEAIQNASDSAKDKK; via the coding sequence ATGGCAAAAAAATATTTTGGAACCGATGGTGTGCGCGGCGAAGTAGGCCAGTTTCCGATTACGCCCGATTTTGTATTGAAACTCGGTTATGCGGCCGGACAGGTGCTGGTGCAGCACGACAGCGGCCAAAAGCCGACCGTTATCATCGGTAAAGACACCCGTATTTCCGGCTATATGCTCGAAGCCGCTCTGGTGGCAGGTTTTACCGCCGCAGGCGTTAACGTGATTCAAACCGGCCCGCTGCCGACGCCCGGCATCGCCTATCTTACCCGTGCGTTGCGCCTTTCTGCCGGCGTGATGATTTCCGCTTCGCACAATGTTTATTCCGACAACGGCATCAAGTTTTTTGCCGAAGGCGGCGTGAAGTTGAGCGACGAAATCGAGTTGGAAATCGAAGCCAAGCTGGACGAAGAAATCAAAACCCGCCCGTCCGACCGTTTGGGCAGGGCGCGCCGTGTCAGCGGTGCCGACGACCGCTATATCGAATTCTGCAAATCCACTTTCCCCGCCAACTACGACCTGCGCGGCTTAAAACTGGTGGTCGATACTGCCAACGGAGCGGGCTATCATGTTGCGCCGAAAGTGTTTCACGAACTGGGCGCAAATGTAGTGGCCATCAGCGACGAACCCAACGGCTACAACATCAACGAAAAATGCGGCGCCACGCATCCGAAAGCTTTGCAGGCGGCGGTGCTGCAAAACGAAGCCGATTACGGCATTTCGCTCGACGGCGACGGCGACCGCCTGATTATGGTTGACCGCCACGGTAAAGTGTATGACGGCGACAGCTTGATTTATGTGATCGCCAAAGCCCGCGCCGCAGAAGGTTCCGTCATCGGCGGCGTGGTCGGCACGGTGATGACCAATATGGCGATGGAATTGGCTTTGCAGGAGCAGGGCGTGGCCTTTTGCCGTGCCAAAGTCGGCGACCGCTATGTGCTAGAGCAGTTGCAGCAGCGCGGTTGGCTGATTGGCGGCGAAGCCAGCGGCCATATTTTGTGCATGGACAAGCACAACACCGGCGACGGCATTATTTCCGCCCTGCAAGTGCTGGCCGCCCTGCGCACGCTGAATCAGGATTTGGCTACCGTTTGCGCCGACTGGCAGGCTTTCCCGCAAACCATGATCAATGTGCGCATTCAAAAAGGCCAAGATTGGCAGGGCGCATCGAAAGATGTGTTGGCCGAAGTGGAAAAAGAGTTGGAAGGCAAAGGCCGCGTCGTGCTGCGCGCTTCCGGCACCGAGCCTGTGGTGCGCGTGATGGTAGAAGCACGTCAGGCCGATTGGGCGAAGAAAGGTGCGGAGCGGATTGCCGAGGCGATTCAAAACGCTTCGGATTCTGCCAAAGACAAGAAGTAA
- the folP gene encoding dihydropteroate synthase, with product MTSLIWQAGRFAIDLSAPKIMGIVNLTPDSFSDGGVYSQTVQTALKHAEQLLKEGADILDIGGESTRPGSDYVPPEEEWARVWPVLKELATWGVPVSLDTRRTVVMKQALEQGGVDIINDVSALSDEGAVDLLAQQAQTGICLMHMQGMPETMQQNPQYQDVVREVADYLNERTAACVQAGIAKNRIVLDPGFGFGKTLQHNILLMRHLNELAKQSGLPLLIGVSRKRMIGALTGEENAADRVHGSVAAALAAVARGAQIVRVHDVKATADALKVWNALGINAN from the coding sequence ATGACTTCTCTTATTTGGCAGGCAGGGCGTTTTGCTATTGATTTAAGTGCGCCGAAAATAATGGGCATTGTAAACCTCACGCCCGATTCGTTTTCAGACGGCGGCGTGTATTCGCAAACCGTTCAGACGGCCTTGAAGCACGCCGAGCAGCTTTTGAAAGAAGGTGCGGATATACTCGATATCGGCGGCGAATCCACCCGCCCGGGATCGGATTATGTACCGCCCGAAGAAGAATGGGCGAGGGTGTGGCCGGTGTTGAAAGAGTTGGCAACGTGGGGCGTGCCGGTTAGCTTGGACACACGCCGCACGGTGGTGATGAAGCAGGCTTTGGAGCAGGGCGGTGTGGACATCATCAACGATGTGTCGGCATTAAGCGATGAAGGTGCAGTAGATTTATTGGCGCAGCAGGCGCAAACCGGCATCTGCCTGATGCACATGCAGGGCATGCCTGAAACCATGCAGCAAAATCCGCAATATCAAGATGTTGTGCGGGAAGTGGCCGATTATTTGAATGAGCGGACGGCAGCGTGTGTGCAAGCGGGTATCGCGAAAAACCGCATCGTGCTCGACCCCGGCTTCGGTTTCGGAAAAACCTTGCAACACAATATCTTATTGATGCGGCATTTAAACGAACTGGCCAAACAATCCGGCCTGCCGCTGTTAATCGGCGTTTCGCGCAAACGCATGATCGGTGCGCTCACCGGCGAAGAAAACGCGGCCGACCGCGTGCACGGCAGCGTGGCGGCGGCATTGGCTGCCGTAGCACGCGGCGCGCAAATAGTGCGTGTGCACGATGTAAAAGCCACAGCCGATGCTTTGAAAGTGTGGAATGCGTTGGGAATAAACGCAAATTAA
- a CDS encoding DUF2788 domain-containing protein — protein MDEAVFADWALKICLTVLIVFLGFIVWNLGKESKAGKFGMFVLFLVLGLGVFGFIFKNVLIEFFVLSK, from the coding sequence ATGGATGAGGCAGTATTTGCCGATTGGGCATTGAAAATCTGCTTAACCGTGCTGATTGTGTTTTTGGGCTTTATCGTGTGGAATCTCGGTAAAGAATCGAAAGCAGGCAAATTCGGCATGTTTGTTTTGTTTTTGGTGTTGGGGCTGGGCGTGTTCGGCTTTATCTTCAAAAACGTATTGATCGAATTTTTCGTATTGTCGAAATAA